A stretch of Amycolatopsis balhimycina FH 1894 DNA encodes these proteins:
- a CDS encoding FAD-dependent oxidoreductase has product MRQRTTCCVVGGGPAGMMLGLLLARAGVDVTVLEKHTDFRDDFRGDTVHPATVDLLDDLGLGEQFAALPRSRVTEVLLPDRSGGFERIGDFAALARFGVRHPYMTIVPQWDLLTLLADAGRAEPAFRLRMGTEATSVIKEHGRVVGVRYRANEDSGARVDGEIRADLTVACDGRHSVLRAASGLPVTTYQVPFDTWWFQLSRRADEQSGVLTRTAGRGRFAVVIPRPGYFQIGYVAAKGTDRQLRARGIAAFRDDIAELLPDYAGRVGELVSMDQVKHLDVRLNRLRRWHTDGLLCLGDAAHAMSPVGGMGVNLAVQDAVAAATALAGPLRRGTVGTADLARVRKRRLPATILVQTLQRIMHTDLARPLATGGLAGPAGPLIAAARRFPWVQTLSVYLVGVGFRPERAPAFARRAPAGAAHGNISESP; this is encoded by the coding sequence CTGAGGCAACGGACGACCTGTTGCGTGGTCGGTGGCGGCCCCGCCGGGATGATGCTCGGGCTGTTGCTGGCTCGCGCCGGAGTCGACGTCACAGTCCTGGAAAAGCACACAGACTTCCGGGACGACTTTCGCGGCGACACCGTGCACCCCGCCACCGTGGATCTGCTCGACGATCTGGGCCTGGGCGAGCAGTTCGCCGCGTTGCCACGTTCTCGCGTCACCGAAGTGCTGCTGCCCGATCGGTCCGGCGGGTTCGAGCGCATCGGCGACTTCGCGGCGCTGGCCCGATTCGGTGTCCGGCACCCCTACATGACGATCGTGCCCCAATGGGATCTGCTGACCCTGCTCGCGGACGCCGGGCGAGCCGAGCCGGCCTTCCGGCTGCGGATGGGCACCGAAGCGACCTCCGTCATCAAGGAACACGGCCGGGTCGTCGGCGTTCGTTACCGCGCGAACGAGGATTCCGGCGCGCGCGTCGACGGTGAGATCCGGGCGGACCTCACCGTGGCCTGCGACGGACGGCACTCTGTCCTGCGCGCCGCGTCCGGCCTGCCGGTCACCACGTACCAGGTCCCGTTCGACACCTGGTGGTTCCAGCTCTCCCGGCGGGCCGACGAGCAAAGCGGCGTGCTGACGCGGACCGCCGGGCGGGGACGCTTCGCGGTCGTCATCCCCCGGCCCGGTTACTTCCAGATCGGTTACGTCGCCGCCAAAGGGACCGACCGGCAGTTGCGGGCTCGCGGCATCGCGGCGTTTCGGGACGACATCGCCGAACTCCTCCCGGACTACGCCGGCCGGGTCGGCGAACTGGTGTCGATGGACCAGGTCAAGCACCTCGACGTGCGGCTCAACCGGCTACGCCGCTGGCACACCGACGGGCTCCTGTGCCTCGGCGACGCCGCGCACGCGATGTCGCCGGTCGGCGGCATGGGTGTCAACCTGGCCGTCCAGGATGCCGTGGCGGCCGCGACCGCACTGGCCGGACCACTGCGCCGGGGCACGGTCGGCACGGCTGACCTCGCCCGGGTGCGCAAGCGCCGGCTACCGGCGACCATCCTGGTCCAGACCTTGCAACGGATCATGCACACGGACCTCGCCCGTCCGCTCGCGACCGGAGGCCTGGCCGGACCGGCCGGGCCGCTGATCGCCGCGGCTCGGCGGTTCCCGTGGGTGCAGACCTTGTCCGTGTACCTCGTCGGCGTCGGGTTCCGCCCCGAACGGGCACCGGCCTTCGCCCGCCGCGCGCCGGCGG